The sequence ATCATCGCAAAGAAAAAAGATCAGATGCCCATGCCATGCCCCTTCTTCTCTACACTTGAATTATTATTATTCTCCTCTTTGCAGGGGCTGGCTGGCTTCCTCCTCTTCCACCTCCCTCCATGCATGCAGAGGAGCAGCACCTTCATTACTCCACATTACTCTCCCTCCACTCCGACTCCGGGAGAAGTCACCCACCACAGTCTCACATCTCTGGTACATGTACATCCACAGTTCTGCAAGCAAACCATTCACTCCTCCCTCTGCCTGTATTCTTCGTTTCGCCCCTGGGATCCTCGTCACGACTCACGCCATCCgcccccaccgccaccaccagcCACACCATCTCTGTTCTCCAGTCACGCCAGACGGCCAGAACCCACAATTTTCATCACACCAAACCATCCACTCCTCACCTTTCCCCCCAAACAAGTCCAATCTTTACAACGACATTGTCGCCAACTACAACCCCTTTCCCTTCTGGGTGCCTCACCAGATTACCCACTCAAATCCAGCTACCAAGCACAAAAGCTGCGGCATTTGCCATACTGTTTCATCCGCGGAACCCAATCTTGCCGCCCGATCCTTCGCAAAATCCACCGTACGTGCTTGCTGCCCCTGTTCCAGTCCAGACTCTAGACAATGCTGTCTGCGCCGTGGAATCCGAGCGTTGCCAGCTAATTCCGCTCGGGAACACGCACGAGGAGATCCGCCAGTTCGCAAGAAGCGATATCCATCCACGGCGTTGCCCTGGCTGCTCGCGCTCCGCCAGCTCCCATGTCGGACACGGAGCTGTCCCAGAGCACGGTGGTGTTTGGGCTCCGCATGTGGGTGCTCGTCGGCATCGGCGTCGGTGCCGCCTTCGTGCTACTGCTCGTCCTCATCTCCGTCCTCTGCCTCCTCGCCttccgccgtcgccgtcgccggcgGCAGCGGCCGGCCAACCCCGCGCAGCAGCTCCCCACCACCGCCCCGCCCAAGAATCCCACGAATGCCAAGGCGCCCAAGGACATCCAAGAAGTCCCCtcccacgccgccgccgccgccccagcgAAGACGCCGCTTGCGCTCGCGCAGGTGCTCCAGCTCCCCACGCCACCGGTCTCCGAGCAGCTCGTGACCGGCAAGGAGCACCACGTCACGCACCCGGAGCAGCAGCAGCACCCCAGCCACCGGAGCGACGGGCCTTCGCCGCACGGCAACGGCGAGAGCCGCGGTGGCGCCGCGGAGCGCGCGCCCCCGGCGGTGCCCGAGGTGTCCCATCTGGGGTGGGGCCACTGGTACACGCTCAAGGAGCTGGAGACCGCGACCGGGATGTTCGCCGACGGGAACGTGATCGGCGAGGGCGGGTACGGGATCGTGTACCGTGGCGTGCTCGAAAACGGCACGCAGGTCGCCGTCAAGAACTTGCTAAACAACAGGTACCGAACCACCTACCAGTAGATGTTAACTTCATGGACTGCAAACCTGCATTCAATTGGCATTCATATCTGACTATCCGACATTGCCGATTAGTTTAGGAGTACTCTGTACTTTCAGTGGCATGTTCGTGCTGAATTTAAAATGTCTGGCATTGTGCTGATTGCACATAGCTACGGATTCAGCATGAGGATTTCAATTTGCATAGCAAATGGAGGAGCTTGTCACTGACAATTCGCTTGTGTTCTATAATAGTAGGTTGAGTTGTTTTTTGAGAGACATAGTTCAACAAGATGACTGATTTCTGTGCAAATTTGACATGATCGACTTTCTTCAGTGTGCTGCTAAAATTTAGAAACTTTGTACCCTTTGACTTGTTAGGGGGCAGGCAGAGAAGGAATTCAAGGTTGAGGTCGAAGCGATCGGGCGTGTGCGACACAAGAACCTTGTGCGCCTTCTAGGATACTGTGCTGAGGGTAATCAGAGGTATGTCTTGTCAGGTGTGTGCAAACCACTTGTTTCGCTTGTTTGGCTGATACAATACTAATGTAGATGTTGGTTCTGTGTTTCTTGTCAGGATGCTTGTATATGAGTATGTTGATAATGGGAACTTAGAACAATGGCTGCACGGGGATGTTGGGCCCAGAAGCCCTCTCGCCTGGGATGACAGGATGAAGATCATACTGGGAACAGCAAAAGGGTATGTGCGCGGTTATCTTATCCTTGTTGGTCTACAGAGTTTAAACTGACACTCTACTTAAATTACCTAAATTTCTACCCTCATTTAGGTTAATGTATTTGCACGAGGGGCTTGAACCAAAGGTGGTTCACCGTGATGTCAAGTCAAGCAACATCCTTCTGGACAAGCAATGGAATGCTAAGCTCTCGGATTTCGGACTTGCGAAGCTTCTTGGTTCAGAAAGGAGTTATGTCACCACA is a genomic window of Zea mays cultivar B73 chromosome 5, Zm-B73-REFERENCE-NAM-5.0, whole genome shotgun sequence containing:
- the LOC100273626 gene encoding putative protein kinase superfamily protein; translation: MSDTELSQSTVVFGLRMWVLVGIGVGAAFVLLLVLISVLCLLAFRRRRRRRQRPANPAQQLPTTAPPKNPTNAKAPKDIQEVPSHAAAAAPAKTPLALAQVLQLPTPPVSEQLVTGKEHHVTHPEQQQHPSHRSDGPSPHGNGESRGGAAERAPPAVPEVSHLGWGHWYTLKELETATGMFADGNVIGEGGYGIVYRGVLENGTQVAVKNLLNNRGQAEKEFKVEVEAIGRVRHKNLVRLLGYCAEGNQRMLVYEYVDNGNLEQWLHGDVGPRSPLAWDDRMKIILGTAKGLMYLHEGLEPKVVHRDVKSSNILLDKQWNAKLSDFGLAKLLGSERSYVTTRVMGTFGYVAPEYAGTGMLNETSDIYSFGILIMEIISGRVPVDYNRPPGEVNLVDWLKTMVSTRNSDGVVDPKIPKKPSSRALKKALLVALRCVDPDALKRPKISHVIHMLEVDDFPYRDDRRGTRAPGQARLPETPAGGSGRPETDSSGNGGSTQAEPFRWRNPEA